The following proteins are encoded in a genomic region of Thiomonas sp. X19:
- a CDS encoding metalloregulator ArsR/SmtB family transcription factor, with the protein MSAQLIPTPLLPTRIAVEDDLSERVFVLAAELFSALATPIRLRILGAICAQGKSVNAIVEAVESTQPNVSQHLKMLYLAGIVAKRRIGNQMVYRVQSEEVLQLCDLVCTRIASELDPQEPWSKGKTMQTAKHLGATRPF; encoded by the coding sequence ATGTCAGCGCAACTGATTCCCACACCGCTTCTGCCCACTCGAATTGCCGTTGAGGATGACCTCAGCGAGCGTGTGTTCGTCCTGGCGGCTGAACTGTTCAGCGCCCTGGCGACACCCATTCGTTTACGCATTTTGGGCGCCATCTGCGCACAAGGCAAAAGCGTGAATGCCATCGTCGAGGCGGTTGAGTCCACACAACCCAATGTCTCGCAGCATCTCAAAATGCTGTATCTGGCAGGGATCGTGGCAAAACGTCGCATCGGCAATCAGATGGTTTACCGCGTGCAAAGCGAGGAGGTCCTTCAGTTGTGCGATCTGGTTTGCACCAGAATCGCCTCCGAGCTCGATCCTCAGGAGCCATGGAGCAAGGGAAAGACAATGCAAACCGCAAAACACCTCGGGGCCACACGCCCATTTTGA
- a CDS encoding Crp/Fnr family transcriptional regulator, whose product MSTQRVDPRLSAEAVPCQLCPSRSRCGLLGLLGDARGKAQTRIQVETFRAGAPILIQPSHLYAVRSGAVKSVWNDAVHQSSIIDLCFPGQLFALESLIEFEPLHREFKASMSMTSVCSVACNIKGKSRASKELCGRVSAALATRLLPTYQLTHVIQSGSQVRVAYYMMKVMHADATCNSPGHRILPNIPRADIADYLRLRVETVSRVFSAFRKQGWIRGQVHRIDVVDPEAIKAVAGQLGEAGP is encoded by the coding sequence ATGAGCACCCAACGCGTCGATCCTCGTTTGTCTGCCGAGGCCGTTCCATGCCAGCTTTGTCCGAGTCGCAGTCGGTGTGGTTTGCTCGGCTTGTTAGGGGATGCGCGCGGCAAAGCGCAAACAAGAATTCAGGTGGAGACGTTCCGTGCCGGTGCGCCCATCCTGATTCAGCCGAGTCATCTGTATGCGGTCAGGTCGGGCGCGGTCAAATCCGTCTGGAACGATGCCGTGCACCAAAGTTCGATCATCGATTTGTGTTTCCCCGGGCAATTGTTTGCGCTTGAATCGCTGATTGAATTTGAGCCCCTGCACAGGGAGTTCAAGGCATCCATGTCGATGACATCCGTGTGCAGCGTGGCTTGCAATATCAAGGGCAAGAGTCGGGCTTCAAAAGAGCTTTGCGGTCGAGTCAGCGCGGCGCTGGCGACACGGCTCCTGCCAACCTACCAATTGACGCACGTCATTCAATCCGGCTCGCAAGTCCGCGTGGCCTACTACATGATGAAAGTCATGCATGCCGATGCGACGTGCAACAGCCCCGGCCATCGGATTCTTCCCAATATTCCGCGAGCTGACATCGCGGACTATTTGCGCTTGCGCGTGGAGACGGTCAGCAGGGTTTTCTCCGCATTCAGAAAACAGGGATGGATCCGCGGCCAGGTTCACCGCATCGATGTGGTCGATCCCGAGGCCATCAAGGCAGTGGCGGGCCAACTTGGGGAGGCGGGGCCTTGA
- a CDS encoding alpha-hydroxy acid oxidase, with amino-acid sequence MATMTCIEDLRVLAKRRVPRMFYDYADSGSWTETTYRSNQDDFQRIKLRQRVAVDVDQRSLRSRMIGQDVAMPVALAPTGLTGMQHADGEILAARAAEKCGVPFTLSTMSICSIEDVAAHTKAPFWFQLYVMRDRDFIERLIDRAKAARCSALMLTLDLQILGQRHKDLKNGLSAPPKPTLANLLNLATKPRWGLGMLGTRRHGFGNIVGHVKGVEDMGSLSAWTSQQFDPRLTWEDVAWIKKCWGGKLILKGVMDAEDAQRAADSGADALIVSNHGGRQLDGAPSSISALPAIVDAVGSRIEVWIDGGIRSGQDVLKAVALGAKGTLIGRAFLYGLGAQGQAGVEHCLNIIRNELDITMAFCGKTDIHQIDRGVLQHSPW; translated from the coding sequence ATGGCAACCATGACCTGCATTGAAGATCTGCGCGTTCTCGCCAAGCGAAGGGTTCCGCGGATGTTTTACGACTATGCCGATTCAGGCTCCTGGACCGAGACGACCTATCGTTCCAATCAAGATGATTTCCAGCGCATCAAGCTCCGGCAGCGAGTGGCCGTCGACGTCGATCAGCGCTCGTTGCGATCGCGGATGATCGGGCAGGATGTCGCCATGCCGGTGGCGCTCGCGCCAACGGGCCTGACCGGGATGCAACATGCTGACGGCGAGATTCTGGCTGCGCGCGCGGCGGAGAAATGTGGCGTGCCCTTCACCCTCTCGACCATGAGCATCTGCTCCATCGAAGACGTCGCGGCACATACCAAGGCGCCATTCTGGTTCCAGCTCTACGTGATGCGCGACCGCGACTTCATCGAGCGTTTGATCGACCGCGCCAAGGCCGCCCGTTGCTCGGCCTTGATGCTCACCTTGGATTTGCAGATCCTGGGGCAACGCCACAAGGATTTGAAGAATGGCCTGTCGGCACCACCGAAACCGACCCTGGCCAATCTGCTCAATCTGGCGACAAAGCCAAGATGGGGCTTGGGCATGCTGGGAACCCGCAGGCATGGCTTCGGCAACATCGTCGGGCATGTCAAGGGGGTCGAGGACATGGGGTCGCTATCGGCCTGGACCAGCCAGCAATTTGACCCACGCCTGACATGGGAAGACGTGGCGTGGATCAAGAAGTGCTGGGGTGGCAAGCTGATTCTCAAGGGCGTCATGGACGCCGAGGATGCGCAGCGTGCCGCAGACTCGGGCGCGGATGCCCTCATTGTCTCCAACCACGGCGGACGCCAGCTTGATGGCGCGCCGAGCTCGATCTCGGCGCTGCCGGCCATCGTCGATGCCGTCGGTTCGCGCATCGAGGTTTGGATCGATGGCGGAATCCGCTCGGGCCAGGACGTGCTCAAGGCCGTCGCGCTGGGCGCAAAGGGCACCTTGATCGGTCGAGCCTTTCTGTACGGCCTGGGCGCTCAGGGCCAAGCTGGCGTCGAGCACTGTCTCAATATCATTCGGAATGAATTGGACATAACCATGGCATTTTGTGGGAAAACGGATATCCATCAGATCGATCGCGGCGTTTTACAGCACTCCCCTTGGTAA
- a CDS encoding 6-carboxytetrahydropterin synthase, with protein MAPLLLTVATGGFESARHMALLPDGDRRRNLHGHGFRASVFAELPDGWAPFPGGEVPALQGHMQQVLEPLNYALLNQVIDQPTDENIARWVRKHLALPGIHRLAVQSTANQGVDLDRDGMVQVWRRYPFQAAHRLPNVPMGHKCGRMHGHGFQAIVHANQTPGSRPLGIDYDQLDEVWEPLHNTLNHTCLNDMDGLSNPTSELISSWLWARLKPTLPELSRIDVFETASSGANFDGRDYGIWKDFTLDSAVQLQRAPVGSRESAIHGHTFRLRLHLCAPIDTVMGWTVDFGDVKTIFEPVFRRLDHQPLHEMAELHDADTASIAEWIYRTTKVSLPQLVRVELFETQGCGSVVTENLMIPALPV; from the coding sequence ATGGCCCCCCTCCTCTTGACCGTCGCGACAGGCGGCTTCGAGTCCGCCCGTCACATGGCTCTGCTCCCTGACGGTGACCGTCGTCGCAATCTGCATGGCCATGGCTTTCGGGCTTCGGTATTCGCGGAACTGCCAGACGGTTGGGCGCCTTTCCCCGGGGGCGAGGTGCCTGCCCTGCAGGGGCACATGCAGCAGGTTCTCGAACCGCTGAACTACGCACTCCTGAACCAGGTCATCGACCAGCCCACCGATGAGAATATTGCCCGCTGGGTTCGCAAGCACCTGGCGTTGCCGGGCATCCATCGCCTCGCGGTCCAAAGTACGGCAAACCAGGGCGTAGACCTCGACCGCGACGGGATGGTGCAGGTATGGCGGCGGTACCCCTTTCAAGCCGCCCACCGATTGCCGAACGTACCGATGGGGCACAAATGTGGCCGCATGCACGGCCATGGTTTCCAGGCCATCGTGCACGCGAACCAAACCCCCGGATCACGGCCTCTCGGCATCGACTACGACCAGCTCGACGAGGTTTGGGAGCCTTTGCACAACACCCTGAACCACACCTGCCTCAACGACATGGATGGTTTGAGCAACCCCACCAGCGAGCTCATCTCATCGTGGCTGTGGGCGCGTCTCAAGCCGACGTTGCCTGAACTGTCCAGGATCGACGTGTTCGAGACAGCCTCGAGCGGTGCCAACTTTGACGGCCGTGACTACGGCATTTGGAAGGACTTCACACTCGATAGTGCGGTGCAACTTCAACGCGCACCTGTCGGGAGCCGCGAGAGCGCGATCCATGGCCACACCTTCAGGTTGCGGCTACACCTGTGTGCACCCATCGACACCGTGATGGGTTGGACCGTCGATTTCGGAGACGTGAAGACGATCTTCGAGCCCGTGTTCAGGCGCCTTGATCATCAGCCCCTGCATGAGATGGCCGAACTACATGATGCTGATACGGCGAGCATCGCCGAGTGGATTTACAGAACGACCAAGGTGAGTTTGCCCCAACTGGTTCGCGTGGAACTCTTCGAAACCCAAGGATGCGGCTCGGTCGTCACCGAAAACCTCATGATTCCGGCTCTGCCGGTGTAG
- a CDS encoding helix-turn-helix domain-containing protein produces the protein MRDTEVKSLSAGIGVVSELRSVPDATIHRVNHVDPCDQCFQSRSCLQAALLRDGSMDRRGVPGAAIRLSKGQRLFATGRTLDRVYAIRAGSFKSVLRCADGRQQVLGFHVSGDMMGLDGFAAQLYLCDAVAMEASEACEIDARALESAARDHSILRRRIQSLIAQSMMRAQQNLLVLGSMQGAERLAHFLLDLSERYQALGLSSREFALRMTRKDIGSYLGLYSETVSRLFARLERAGLIQMTRRHRVQISDRAGLAALLSSPSGD, from the coding sequence ATGCGCGACACGGAAGTGAAAAGCCTGAGTGCCGGCATCGGCGTCGTCAGCGAGTTGAGGTCCGTTCCTGACGCCACGATCCATCGTGTGAACCATGTCGATCCCTGTGATCAATGCTTTCAAAGCCGATCCTGCCTGCAGGCTGCCTTGCTGCGTGATGGATCGATGGATCGTCGCGGTGTGCCAGGAGCCGCCATTCGACTCAGCAAGGGCCAGCGACTTTTTGCAACCGGCCGGACCTTGGATCGCGTCTATGCAATCCGTGCCGGGTCGTTCAAGTCGGTGCTGCGATGTGCTGACGGAAGGCAACAGGTTCTCGGATTTCACGTCTCTGGGGACATGATGGGCCTCGATGGCTTCGCCGCTCAGCTCTACCTTTGCGATGCCGTGGCCATGGAGGCCAGCGAAGCCTGCGAAATCGATGCGCGGGCCCTGGAGTCAGCAGCACGGGACCACTCCATCCTGCGACGACGGATCCAATCGCTGATTGCCCAGAGCATGATGCGTGCGCAGCAAAACCTTCTCGTTCTTGGCAGCATGCAGGGTGCAGAGCGTTTGGCGCATTTTTTATTGGACTTGTCGGAGCGCTACCAGGCGCTCGGACTTTCGTCTCGCGAATTTGCGCTGCGGATGACCCGCAAGGACATAGGCAGCTATCTGGGCTTGTATTCGGAGACCGTCAGCCGACTCTTCGCGCGGCTTGAGCGTGCCGGGCTGATCCAGATGACGAGACGGCACCGGGTTCAGATCAGCGATCGCGCCGGCCTCGCGGCCCTGCTGTCCTCCCCGTCGGGGGATTGA